The following are from one region of the Rhodothermus sp. genome:
- a CDS encoding thioredoxin domain-containing protein, with the protein MKAERLQLIFSGILAGCALIITGAVLYRLLATPEAPSPPSFPEDFETLPALPDSLWEPLLQGGHRVGAAEPQVILVEFLDYRCAYCRQIHPTLEALLEAYPDLQIIYRHYPLNLNRSAAAARIALCADAQGWFERMHTRLLTAQKLDVESLLYDRTASERATFDSCLYGRDSPVDSLLLQDIALARRVGVTGTPTFFLNGRRVPVGVPASRLRDYVHQALQRESRPAQR; encoded by the coding sequence ATGAAGGCCGAACGCCTGCAACTGATCTTCTCCGGCATTCTGGCCGGATGCGCCCTGATTATCACCGGCGCCGTGCTGTACCGACTCCTGGCTACGCCGGAGGCCCCATCTCCACCTTCTTTCCCTGAAGACTTTGAAACGCTGCCCGCGTTACCGGATTCCCTCTGGGAACCGCTCCTCCAGGGCGGCCATCGGGTCGGCGCAGCGGAGCCCCAAGTAATTCTGGTGGAATTTCTGGATTACCGGTGTGCCTACTGCCGCCAGATACACCCGACGCTGGAAGCTCTGCTGGAGGCATATCCCGACCTGCAGATTATCTACCGGCACTATCCGCTGAACCTCAACCGCTCAGCAGCGGCCGCCCGCATTGCCCTCTGCGCCGACGCGCAGGGGTGGTTCGAACGCATGCACACCCGTCTTCTTACCGCCCAGAAACTGGATGTAGAAAGCTTGCTCTACGATCGCACGGCCTCCGAACGGGCCACCTTCGATTCGTGCCTGTATGGCAGGGATTCTCCTGTAGACTCCCTGCTGTTGCAGGACATCGCGCTGGCGCGGCGGGTAGGCGTGACCGGCACGCCCACGTTCTTTTTGAACGGACGCCGCGTGCCGGTAGGCGTTCCGGCCTCCCGACTTCGGGATTACGTCCACCAGGCGCTGCAGCGCGAAAGCCGCCCAGCGCAGCGCTGA
- a CDS encoding 6-bladed beta-propeller, whose product MRRRSGITLLLGLLGLVGNSWPGPLSAQQPLIGAQRRLQLVPQAPIPLQGTRIGDVEEVVAHPTRPLFFVIDRRPPGVYSFDHRGRFVQRFGRQGEGPHEFLGRLRVAAWQDTLLILDGLRRRVVAYQVATGAPLALTRLPSPLPAAVQHWKLYREHLIFYWSGSLRPPLVEVYDLKQRAFTYALRENLTPEHQMLLRYVHSGGLTLLGDSLVLAMPADRPVLYFLDLRSGTQGRWRSLSDPAFHAPPLEKPLPAYDFEEWVAYITRRSSTCGLFLLQNGYLVVQLEHGTREEARWLRLIILDPTTRQEIDRITFPAALRQQYQLLHRSGIFLTAQGNCLYLRRFLEEQDRWALWPWCLEPIPSSNSP is encoded by the coding sequence ATGCGTAGGCGGTCCGGAATAACGCTATTGCTGGGGTTACTGGGACTGGTAGGAAATAGCTGGCCCGGTCCACTGTCTGCCCAGCAGCCACTGATCGGGGCACAACGGCGATTGCAGCTTGTGCCTCAGGCCCCGATTCCATTGCAAGGTACACGTATTGGCGACGTAGAAGAAGTGGTGGCGCATCCAACGCGCCCCCTGTTTTTTGTAATCGACCGCCGACCACCCGGTGTGTACAGCTTCGATCATCGGGGACGTTTTGTCCAGCGCTTTGGCAGGCAAGGCGAAGGCCCCCATGAATTTCTGGGGCGGTTACGGGTGGCAGCCTGGCAGGACACCCTGCTGATCCTGGACGGACTGCGTCGTCGGGTGGTTGCCTACCAGGTGGCTACCGGCGCTCCCCTGGCGCTTACCCGACTACCCAGTCCACTGCCGGCAGCCGTGCAACACTGGAAGCTCTATCGGGAACACCTGATCTTCTACTGGTCCGGATCGCTTCGTCCCCCTCTCGTCGAAGTTTATGATCTGAAGCAGAGGGCTTTCACCTATGCGCTCCGGGAAAACCTTACCCCGGAGCATCAGATGCTTTTGCGCTATGTGCATAGCGGAGGATTGACCCTCCTGGGCGATTCCCTGGTACTGGCCATGCCGGCCGATCGGCCGGTGCTCTACTTTCTGGATCTGCGTTCCGGCACGCAGGGACGCTGGCGCTCGCTTTCCGACCCAGCCTTTCATGCACCGCCGCTTGAAAAGCCGCTTCCTGCCTATGACTTCGAAGAGTGGGTGGCCTACATTACGCGCCGCAGCAGCACCTGCGGGCTGTTCCTGCTCCAGAATGGCTATCTCGTCGTTCAGTTAGAGCACGGTACCCGTGAGGAAGCCCGCTGGCTCCGGCTGATCATTCTGGATCCCACTACCCGCCAGGAAATCGACCGCATTACGTTCCCGGCTGCCCTGCGGCAACAATATCAGTTGCTCCATCGAAGTGGCATCTTTCTGACAGCACAGGGCAACTGCCTCTACCTTCGGCGCTTTTTGGAGGAGCAGGACCGCTGGGCGCTCTGGCCCTGGTGCCTGGAGCCCATCCCTTCCAGCAACTCCCCTTGA
- a CDS encoding 6-bladed beta-propeller, with protein sequence MVDRQPPGVFVLTANGRFLRSYGRQGEGPGEFLGPPSVTVWGDTLLVLDPARNRLEAYRVTTGQLLTFSMLPQNLPGFQHWILHSNHLVLYLSGRLHAALVEVYDFSRRRYTHTLSLPKLTPEHDLLLSYIGSGGLALLGDSLVLATPADRPTLYFLNLRTGQQGIWLTLQDPDFRVQSAPDLEKLLRQGRWRAYQKQWVGYLTSNSRTCGLFVLDNGLLAVQLEYGPDQQNRWLRLIVIDLATRQEIDRITLPVTVRQQYGLMESIFRTAQGLCLYIERFLEEQDRWALWPWCLEPYSRL encoded by the coding sequence GTGGTTGATCGCCAGCCTCCGGGTGTCTTTGTCCTAACAGCAAACGGACGTTTTCTGAGAAGCTATGGCCGTCAGGGGGAAGGCCCCGGCGAGTTTCTGGGGCCGCCGTCTGTTACCGTTTGGGGCGACACCCTACTCGTCCTCGATCCTGCACGCAATCGGTTAGAGGCCTATCGAGTGACTACGGGCCAGCTACTTACGTTCAGCATGTTGCCCCAGAATCTTCCTGGTTTCCAGCACTGGATCCTTCACAGCAATCATCTGGTCCTCTATTTGTCAGGCCGGCTTCACGCCGCCCTGGTTGAGGTTTATGATTTCTCGCGACGTCGATATACCCATACGCTTTCCCTCCCCAAGCTTACCCCAGAGCACGACCTGCTATTAAGCTACATAGGTAGTGGTGGACTGGCTCTGCTGGGTGATTCCTTGGTACTGGCTACTCCGGCTGACCGACCTACCCTTTATTTCCTAAACCTACGTACAGGCCAGCAGGGAATATGGCTCACGCTCCAGGATCCCGACTTTCGCGTTCAATCGGCCCCTGATCTCGAAAAACTGCTACGCCAGGGCCGGTGGCGTGCTTACCAGAAGCAATGGGTCGGCTACCTCACCTCCAATAGCCGTACCTGTGGGCTGTTTGTGCTCGACAATGGACTGCTGGCCGTGCAGCTGGAATATGGACCGGACCAGCAAAACCGCTGGCTCCGGCTTATCGTTATCGACCTCGCTACACGCCAGGAAATTGACCGCATCACGCTACCCGTCACCGTACGGCAACAGTATGGCTTGATGGAGTCCATCTTTCGTACTGCGCAGGGGCTATGTCTGTACATTGAGCGCTTTCTGGAGGAGCAGGACCGCTGGGCGCTCTGGCCCTGGTGCCTGGAGCCCTATTCCCGTCTCTGA